A single genomic interval of Cellvibrio sp. PSBB023 harbors:
- the cysC gene encoding adenylyl-sulfate kinase: MTTILSNSNYRPCVLWFTGLSGAGKSTTAAVLQTLLNELGCRTYLLDGDVLRQGLCKDLGFSEADRAENLRRVGEVARLMVDAGLLVICATISPFEKTRRELRARFPSGEFIEVFIDAPLAVCEARDPKGLYRKAREGKITQFTGIDSAYDRPAEAELHLRTDQLDVTQGVEQIISFLKSNHYLINPQP; this comes from the coding sequence ATGACGACAATCTTATCCAACTCAAACTATCGCCCCTGTGTGCTCTGGTTTACCGGCTTGAGTGGTGCAGGAAAATCCACTACGGCAGCAGTACTGCAAACCCTATTAAACGAATTGGGTTGCCGTACTTACCTGCTGGATGGCGATGTATTGCGTCAAGGGCTGTGCAAAGATTTGGGTTTTAGCGAAGCAGATCGCGCCGAAAACTTGCGCCGTGTTGGTGAAGTCGCACGCTTGATGGTCGACGCAGGATTGCTAGTGATTTGTGCAACTATATCCCCGTTTGAAAAAACACGTCGCGAGTTACGCGCGCGCTTTCCATCCGGCGAATTTATTGAAGTGTTTATTGATGCGCCGCTTGCTGTTTGCGAAGCACGCGATCCGAAGGGCCTTTATCGCAAAGCGCGGGAGGGGAAAATTACACAATTTACCGGTATTGATTCCGCTTACGATCGCCCCGCTGAGGCAGAACTGCATTTGCGCACCGATCAATTGGATGTAACACAAGGCGTGGAACAGATAATCTCTTTCCTGAAAAGTAACCATTATCTGATTAATCCGCAGCCCTAA
- a CDS encoding PhzF family phenazine biosynthesis protein produces MSYPLFLVDAFIAGPLKEGPFSGNPAGVCILDKEPPASWMQQVALEMNQAETAFVHKGADGSWNLRWFTPQVEVSLCGHATLAAAHALWQHAGETAAILEFHTLSGLLSAKRIGDEIQLDFPADFPQSVATVPPALLQLLGGKPHWFGQGRDDLIAVLDSAAAVRNFVPNAEQIASFTSRGLILTAPGDAGSGLDMVSRFFAPKIGISEDPVTGSAHCVLACYWGNRLDKTHLRAQQASPRGGLLTLDWQDDRVLLRGKARTMLTGEFYG; encoded by the coding sequence ATGAGCTACCCATTATTCTTGGTCGATGCTTTTATTGCCGGGCCGTTAAAAGAGGGGCCATTTAGCGGTAATCCCGCAGGTGTATGCATTCTGGATAAAGAGCCGCCCGCCAGTTGGATGCAGCAGGTCGCGTTGGAAATGAATCAAGCCGAAACTGCCTTTGTCCACAAAGGTGCGGATGGCAGTTGGAACCTACGTTGGTTTACCCCGCAGGTAGAAGTCAGCCTCTGCGGTCACGCAACCCTCGCCGCCGCCCATGCCCTCTGGCAACACGCCGGTGAAACCGCCGCGATATTGGAATTCCACACCCTCAGTGGTCTGCTCTCAGCCAAACGAATAGGCGATGAAATCCAACTGGATTTTCCTGCCGATTTCCCCCAGTCAGTCGCCACCGTTCCGCCGGCACTTTTGCAATTACTCGGTGGTAAGCCTCATTGGTTTGGGCAAGGGCGAGATGATCTTATCGCCGTATTGGATTCCGCCGCTGCTGTGCGCAATTTTGTACCCAATGCCGAACAAATCGCCTCCTTCACCTCGCGCGGATTAATCCTCACCGCCCCGGGCGATGCAGGTTCCGGTCTGGATATGGTTTCGCGTTTTTTTGCGCCCAAGATCGGTATTAGTGAAGATCCCGTCACTGGTTCCGCGCATTGTGTGCTCGCTTGCTACTGGGGCAATCGCCTCGACAAAACCCATCTGCGCGCGCAACAAGCATCGCCGCGCGGTGGTTTATTAACGCTGGATTGGCAAGATGATCGCGTCCTATTACGCGGCAAAGCCCGCACTATGCTCACCGGAGAATTTTATGGTTGA
- the ilvE gene encoding branched-chain-amino-acid transaminase, which produces MVDLTIADHKLTAATPVCWRNGYIVPLEQATVSVFDHGLLYGDGVFEGVRFYNGRAFRLQAHLERLFLSARAIALSIPYSIEQLTHAVIETISAAPEINGYLRLVVTRGPGPLGIDPSRCHSPVVFIVADRLQLVSERVRSEGAKVIIAATRRLGADGLDPRIKSLNYLNHILARIEATHAGADEAILLNSAGRIAEGSADNIFIVQRGELLTPPVIEGALDGITRQVVLELAEKLGIKAREIQLAPYDLFTADECFLTGTGAELIPVGYADGRKIPECPGPIYSRLAVAFRELVNQEV; this is translated from the coding sequence ATGGTTGATTTGACAATTGCGGATCACAAACTTACAGCCGCCACCCCAGTATGCTGGCGCAACGGCTACATAGTTCCGCTCGAACAAGCCACTGTCTCTGTTTTTGACCACGGTCTTTTATATGGTGATGGCGTGTTTGAAGGGGTTCGTTTTTACAACGGGCGTGCATTTCGTTTGCAAGCGCATCTCGAGCGATTATTCCTCTCGGCGCGCGCGATTGCGCTCAGTATTCCCTACAGCATCGAACAATTAACTCATGCCGTTATTGAAACCATTTCTGCCGCACCGGAAATCAACGGCTATTTGCGTTTAGTAGTCACACGCGGCCCTGGTCCCTTGGGAATTGATCCCTCACGCTGCCATTCACCTGTTGTTTTTATAGTTGCAGATCGTTTGCAATTGGTGAGCGAAAGAGTGCGCAGTGAAGGTGCAAAAGTCATTATCGCCGCCACCCGTCGCTTAGGTGCTGATGGCCTCGATCCGCGCATCAAAAGTTTGAATTACCTCAACCATATTCTCGCGCGCATTGAAGCCACACACGCTGGCGCCGACGAAGCCATTTTGCTCAACAGTGCAGGCAGGATTGCAGAAGGCAGTGCGGATAATATTTTTATCGTGCAGCGCGGCGAATTATTAACACCGCCTGTTATTGAAGGCGCACTCGATGGCATCACCCGCCAAGTGGTATTGGAACTCGCTGAAAAACTCGGCATAAAAGCGCGCGAAATCCAGCTCGCCCCTTATGATCTGTTCACCGCCGATGAATGCTTTCTTACTGGGACAGGAGCGGAGTTAATTCCAGTAGGATACGCGGATGGCCGCAAAATACCTGAATGCCCAGGCCCGATTTATTCGCGTTTGGCGGTGGCATTTAGGGAGTTGGTGAATCAGGAGGTTTAA
- a CDS encoding PLP-dependent aminotransferase family protein, whose protein sequence is MDILYRKLADELASLINAGGFQSGDRLPGVRNQAQLRGLSIATVITAYRQLEDWGLLEVRNRSGFYVKAKPAVAAAPPRIVVTTMRPAPVTGQDMVLQLIKAANDPAVVQLGAAVPAAEFLPTRAIEQALTKAARQYRVRTANYEFSPGAPELRRHLSRRLADAGCAVHPDNLVITNGCQEALTLALRAVTSPGDVVAIESPTFYGLLQVIESLGLEALEIPTNPHSGMSLEALELALSRWPVKACVVTPNFSNPLGCLMPDEHKQKLVAMLKTRDIPLIEDDIYGDLSFSHARPSLLKGLDENVILCSSISKTLSPGLRVGWIAPGRYQDKVEYMKYVLNLATTTIPQLAVTELLENGQYERHLRRVRGDYAQAVTRMTEAVIHYFPEGTKISRPEGGFVIWLELPGDVDSFALARKALAQGISIAPGPIFSASQKYRQFTRLSCACVWSSRIERALVSLAGLL, encoded by the coding sequence ATGGACATTCTTTACCGCAAACTTGCCGATGAACTTGCCAGTCTGATTAACGCCGGTGGATTCCAATCGGGAGACCGCCTACCGGGTGTGCGCAATCAGGCGCAGTTACGCGGTTTGAGCATCGCCACCGTGATTACCGCCTATCGCCAACTCGAGGATTGGGGATTGCTGGAGGTGCGCAACCGCTCGGGTTTTTACGTCAAAGCCAAACCTGCGGTGGCCGCCGCACCACCGCGCATTGTGGTGACGACTATGCGCCCTGCTCCGGTTACCGGGCAGGATATGGTGCTGCAATTGATCAAAGCCGCCAATGACCCCGCTGTTGTGCAATTGGGCGCGGCAGTTCCAGCTGCGGAGTTTTTGCCGACCAGGGCGATCGAACAGGCGCTTACCAAGGCCGCGCGGCAGTATCGTGTACGCACCGCTAACTATGAGTTTTCGCCCGGTGCGCCTGAGTTGCGGCGACACTTATCGCGCCGTCTTGCTGATGCCGGTTGCGCAGTGCACCCGGATAATCTGGTAATCACCAATGGCTGCCAAGAAGCGCTGACACTGGCATTGCGCGCGGTGACATCGCCCGGTGATGTAGTTGCCATCGAATCACCTACCTTTTACGGATTGCTGCAAGTCATTGAATCGCTGGGCTTGGAGGCGTTAGAGATTCCTACCAATCCGCACTCAGGTATGTCATTGGAAGCGCTTGAACTCGCGCTGAGTCGCTGGCCAGTAAAGGCGTGTGTCGTCACACCCAATTTCAGCAATCCACTCGGCTGCCTGATGCCGGATGAACACAAACAAAAGCTGGTGGCGATGCTCAAAACGCGGGACATTCCGCTGATTGAAGATGATATTTACGGCGACTTAAGCTTCAGCCATGCGCGCCCTTCACTACTAAAGGGGTTGGATGAAAATGTGATTCTGTGTAGCTCGATCTCCAAAACCTTGTCGCCCGGTTTGCGTGTGGGCTGGATCGCACCGGGGCGCTATCAGGATAAAGTCGAGTACATGAAATACGTGCTAAATCTGGCGACAACGACCATCCCACAACTGGCGGTGACCGAGTTATTGGAAAACGGGCAATACGAGCGTCACTTGCGACGGGTGCGCGGGGACTATGCACAGGCGGTAACACGTATGACCGAAGCGGTAATTCACTACTTTCCCGAGGGCACTAAAATCTCGCGCCCGGAAGGTGGTTTTGTGATTTGGCTGGAGCTGCCGGGTGATGTGGATAGCTTTGCACTGGCCCGCAAGGCCTTGGCGCAAGGAATTAGTATCGCACCCGGGCCGATTTTTTCGGCGAGTCAAAAGTACCGGCAATTTACCCGACTCTCGTGCGCTTGTGTGTGGAGCAGCCGGATTGAGCGGGCATTGGTCAGTTTGGCCGGACTGCTTTAG